A genomic window from Megalobrama amblycephala isolate DHTTF-2021 linkage group LG2, ASM1881202v1, whole genome shotgun sequence includes:
- the nrd1b gene encoding nardilysin b: MPQTNKAKTSSGSACEVSAPETGEPRPAPTEPRVSQPGSDGVGEADQSDPLIIKSPSDPKKYRYIELRNGLKALLISDLTQSESSKELADEEQEDPSEEENGDTEGADEDGNDMNKCSEGRKKNCRSEKQSAAALCISVGSFSDPADLPGLAHFLEHMVFMGSEKYPDENGFDAFLKKHGGSDNASTDCERTIFQFDVQKKYFKEALDRWAQFFICPLMIPDAVDREVEAVDSEYQMAQPLDSTRKEMLFGSLAKASHPMSKFFWGNAQTLKNEPRENNINTYERLREFWRRYYSAHYMTLAVQSRETLDTLEEWVREIFIKIPNNGQPRADFSDLQDPFDTPNFNKLYRVVPVRKIHALTISWALPPQGTHYRVKPLHYISWLIGHEGAGSVLSLLRKKCWAMGLFAGNSETGFDQNTTYSIFSISITLSDEGFQNFFQVIHTVFQYLKMLQSIGPQQRIYEEIQKIEANEFHYQEQTETIEFVANICENMQLFPKEDFLCGDQLMIEYNPEVITAPLTLLTPMTANILLMSPKHDGLCPLKEKWFGTQYSVEDIPQDYRDLWAGDFPLNPDLHLPAENKFIATDFTLKTSDCPDTDFPVKIIDNERGCLWFRKDNKFKIPKAYARFQLLTPFILESPKNLVLFDLFVNILAYNLAEPAFDADVAQLEYKLIPGDHGLFIRLKGFNHKLPLLLNLIVDHLADFSTTPEVFSMFTEQLKKTYYIILIKPDRLGKDVRLQILEHHRWSVMQKYEAIMADLSVADLMDFANHFKAELYIEGLIQGNLTSAESKEFLQYFIDKLQYNPPPAAPPVLFRVVELPQTHHLCKVQSLNRADANSEVTVYYQTGLKNLREHTLMELLVMHMEEPCFDFLRTKETLGYQVYPVCRNTSGVLGFSVTVETQATKFSTDFVEGKIEAFLVSFGEKMINLSDEAFQTQVSALIKLKECEDTQLGDEVDRNWFEVVTQQYVFERINKEIEVLKEVTKDELVSFFMEHRHANSRKLSIHVVGFGEKEKETHGDDQSCSASKTQDAETKTSSYGNVSKLIFLPASPVLAKATMITDIRTFTSSLSLHPYHKILQ, translated from the exons ATGCCCCAAACGAATAAGGCTAAAACTTCCAGTGGCTCTGCCTGTGAAGTGTCCGCTCCAGAGACTGGGGAACCTCGGCCAGCTCCAACGGAACCACGAGTCTCCCAGCCTGGATCTGACGGAGTCGGAGAGGCTGATCAAAGTGACCCGTTAATAATCAAATCACCAAGCGACCCGAAAAAATACAG GTACATTGAGTTGAGGAATGGACTCAAAGCACTGCTCATATCAGACCTCACCCAATCAGAGAGTAGCAAAGAGCTGGCTGATGAAGAACAGGAAGATCCCAGTGAGGAAGAGAATGGTGACACTGAGGGTGCTGATGAAGACGGAAATGACATGAATAAATGCAGTGAAGGGAGGAAGAAGAATTGCCGTTCAGAGAAGCAG TCCGCAGCTGCGCTCTGTATCAGCGTGGGAAGCTTCAGTGACCCTGCGGATCTACCTGGTCTCGCCCATTTCCTCGAACACA tgGTCTTCATGGGCAGTGAGAAGTACCCggatgaaaatggctttgatGCTTTCCTAAAAAAACACGGAGGAAGTGACAACGCCTCCACGGACTGCGAGAGGACCATCTTCCAATTTGATGTTCAGAAGAAATACTTCAAAGAAGCTCTGGATCG GTGGGCACAGTTTTTCATCTGCCCCCTGATGATTCCTGATGCAGTTGACAGGGAGGTGGAGGCCGTAGACAGCG AGTACCAGATGGCCCAACCTTTAGACTCTACCCGCAAAGAGATGCTGTTTGGAAGTCTAGCAAAAGCCAGTCATCCGATGAGCAAGTTCTTCTGGG GAAATGCTCAAACACTGAAAAACGAACCCAGAGAGAATAATATCAACACTTATGAGCGTCTGAGAGAGTTCTGGAGGAGATATTACTCTGCCCATTACATGACACTTGCTGTTCAGTCCAGAG AGACACTTGATACCCTGGAAGAATGGGTACGAGAGATCTTTATTAAGATCCCAAACAA TGGCCAGCCACGGGCGGATTTTTCAGACCTTCAGGATCCATTTGATACCCCAAATTTCAACAAGCTTTACCGAG TGGTGCCAGTGAGAAAGATTCATGCACTCACCATCAGCTGGGCTCTTCCACCCCAGGGAACACATTACAG AGTGAAACCGCTGCATTACATTTCCTGGCTGATTGGTCATGAAGGAGCTGGAAGTGTACTGTCGTTACTCAGAAAGAA ATGCTGGGCTATGGGTCTGTTTGCAGGAAACAGTGAGACGGGTTTCGATCAGAACACCACCTACTCCATCTTCAGCATTTCAATCACCCTGAGCGACGAGGGCTTCCAGAACTTCTTCCAG GTCATTCATACAGTCTTCCAGTATCTGAAGATGCTTCAGTCCATTGGACCTCAGCAGAG GATCTATGAGGAAATCCAAAAGATTGAAGCCAATGAGTTTCACTATCAGGAGCAG ACGGAAACAATTGAATTTGTGGCGAACATTTGTGAGAACATGCAACTTTTCCCCAAAGAGGACTTCCTGTGTGGAGACCAGCTTATGATTGAATACAACCCAGAG GTCATCACAGCTCCTTTGACACTCTTGACCCCAATGACGGCCAACATATTACTGATGTCACCCAAACATGATGGTCTCTGTCCGCTGAAGGAGAAGTGGTTTGGGACGCAGTACAGTGTTGAAG ATATTCCACAAGATTATCGTGACCTCTGGGCTGGAGATTTCCCGCTGAACCCTGACCTTCACCTCCCAGCTGAGAACAAGTTTATAG CCACGGATTTTACCCTCAAAACATCAGACTGCCCTGACACGGATTTCCCAGTCAAAATAATCGACAACGAGAGAGGCTGCCTTTGGTTCAGAAAGGACAACAAGTTTAAGATACCCAAAG CTTACGCACGCTTCCAGCTGCTCACTCCATTCATACTGGAGTCTCCTAAAAA TCTGGTCCTCTTCGACCTTTTTGTGAATATTCTGGCTTATAATCTGGCGGAGCCGGCATTTGATGCTGATGTGGCTCAGCTGGAGTATAAGTTGATTCCTGGAGACCACGGCCTGTTCATCAGACTCAAAGGATTCAACCACAAACTGCCT TTGCTTCTGAACCTGATCGTAGACCATCTGGCTGACTTCAGCACCACTCCAGAAGTGTTTAGCATGTTCACTGAGCAGCTGAAGAAAACCTACTACATCATCCTCATTAAGCCAGATCGACTTGGAAA AGATGTTCGACTGCAGATCCTGGAGCACCATCGCTGGTCTGTGATGCAGAAGTATGAAGCCATCATGGCGGACCTCAGTGTGGCTGATCTCATGGACTTTGCAAATCACTTCAAGGCCGAGTTGTACATAGAAGGACTCATACAAGGAAACCTAACAAGCGCT GAATCCAAGGAATTTCTGCAGTATTTCATAGA CAAACTCCAGTATAACCCTCCTCCAGCTGCACCGCCTGTCCTGTTCAGAGTGGTGGAGTTACCACAGACGCACCACTTATGTAAAGTCCAGTCCCTCAACAGAGCAGACGCTAACTCAGAAGTCACAGTATACTATCAG ACAGGACTGAAGAACTTGCGAGAACATACACTGATGGAGCTGCTTGTG ATGCACATGGAAGAACCCTGTTTTGATTTCCTGAGGACAAAGGAAACTCTAGG GTATCAGGTGTATCCCGTCTGCAGAAACACCTCCGGTGTCCTTGGCTTTTCAGTGACTGTCGAGACTCAGGCGACCAAGTTCAG CACTGACTTTGTGGAAGGTAAAATTGAAGCTTTTCTAGTCAGCTTTGGGGAGAAGATGATTAACTTATCGGACGAGGCTTTTCAAACTCAAGTGAGCGCTCTGATCAAGCTGAAGGAGTGTGAAGACACGCAGCTCGGGGACGAAGTGGACAGGAATTGGTTTGAAGTGGTCACGCAGCAGTATGTCTTTGAGAGGATCAATAAAGAA ATAGAAGTCCTGAAAGAGGTCACCAAAGATGAACTGGTATCTTTTTTCATGGAGCACAGACACGCAAACAGTAGAAAACTAAGTATACAT GTGGTTGGATTcggagagaaagagaaggaaaCACACGGAGATGATCAATCCTGTTCTGCCTCAAAGACTCAAGATGCAGAAACAAAGACTTCTTCATATGGAAACGTGTCGAAGCTGATCTTCCTCCCTGCTTCACCCGTCCTCGCCAAAGCCACCATGATAACAGACATCCGCACATTCACGTCTTCCCTCAGTCTTCACCCCTATCATAAAATCCTCCAGTAG